A window of Hevea brasiliensis isolate MT/VB/25A 57/8 chromosome 14, ASM3005281v1, whole genome shotgun sequence contains these coding sequences:
- the LOC110646718 gene encoding NAC domain containing protein 50 — protein MGRETSMPPLTPAPAAAVAPAGTMKTTALAPGFRFHPTDEELVSYYLKRKVSNKPVRFNAIAEVDIYKNEPWDLADKSRLKSRDQEWYFFSALDRKYGNGARMNRATGKGYWKATGKDRDVRRNSQVIAMKKTLVFHSGRAPGGQRTNWVMHEYRLVEEELEKIGPTQNDSYVLCRIFHKNNIGPPNGNRYAPFIEEEWDDGETALVPGEDAVDELPAHDACAKMNRVEQDTLSINRDPLNINELPKDSENNNELQRDDLPLCKTERVDDCPPCVLNTEASFPLLQYKRRKHNGDTVSNHSNASENSTRTTQDPCSSATSTAATTTTDTTMTTAAATTAISALLEFSLMESIELKEDPHVPPRRLDTASLDSSVPPSCMKIIYDLHREIRKISVERETLKLEMMSAQAMINILQSRIDFLNKENEDLKRSIQYT, from the exons ATGGGTCGGGAAACTTCTATGCCGCCACTAACACCGGCACCCGCTGCTGCGGTAGCACCTGCAGGGACGATGAAAACGACGGCTTTGGCACCTGGGTTTCGATTTCACCCTACGGATGAGGAGCTTGTCAGTTACTACTTGAAACGGAAGGTTTCTAATAAACCTGTCCGTTTTAATGCTATTGCTGAGGTTGATATCTACAAGAACGAGCCTTGGGACCTTGCAG ATAAGTCAAGGTTGAAAAGCAGAGATCAAGAATGGTACTTTTTTAGTGCCTTGGACAGGAAGTATGGGAATGGAGCAAGAATGAATAGGGCCACAGGTAAAGGGTACTGGAAAGCCACTGGCAAGGACAGGGACGTCCGCCGGAACTCCCAAGTCATAGCAATGAAGAAAACGCTTGTATTTCATAGTGGCCGTGCCCCAGGGGGGCAGCGCACGAATTGGGTTATGCATGAATACCGGCTTGTTGAAGAAGAATTGGAAAAAATTGGACCAACGCAG AACGATTCATATGTGCTGTGTAGAATATTTCACAAGAATAATATAGGACCACCAAATGGAAATCGTTATGCACCTTTTATAGAGGAGGAGTGGGACGATGGTGAGACAGCTCTTGTTCCAGGAGAGGATGCTGTGGATGAATTGCCTGCTCATGATGCTTGTGCAAAAATGAATCGTGTTGAGCAG GATACTCTTTCCATCAACCGTGATCCTCTTAATATCAATGAACTTCCTAAGGACTCAGAAAATAATAATGAGTTGCAAAGAGATGATTTACCATTGTGTAAGACTGAAAGGGTGGATGATTGTCCTCCATGTGTGCTTAATACAGAGGCATCCTTCCCCTTACTCCAATATAAAAGAAGAAAGCATAACGGTGATACAGTATCGAACCATTCAAACGCTTCGGAGAATTCAACAAGGACAACTCAGGATCCTTGCTCATCTGCAACATCAACAGCTGCAACAACAACTACAGACACAACAATGACGACTGCTGCAGCAACAACGGCTATATCTGCATTGTTGGAATTTTCTCTAATGGAATCGATCGAACTCAAAGAGGATCCTCATGTTCCTCCTCGTAGACTTGATACTGCTAGTCTTGATTCATCAGTGCCGCCTAGCTGCATGAAAATTATCTATGATTTGCATCGTGAGATCCGCAAGATTTCTGTCGAGAGAGAAACATTGAAGCTTGAAATGATGAGTGCACAAGCCATGATTAACATTCTTCAATCTCGAATTGATTTTCTCAACAAGGAAAATGAGGATTTAAAAAGGAGCATCCAGTATACATAG